A portion of the Bacteroides faecium genome contains these proteins:
- a CDS encoding DUF3408 domain-containing protein, whose product MKKQQTDKPIDEELLMRMMAGETEKPQGNGDAPETEETGQEAEEPEQETEKGETAVPMENRVAGKMTDGKVLDGKTADGKRRKAKQAADYDTTFLKGMDIPARYGKPVYVRREYHERIAKISMMLTGGKVSLSAYIDNVLAQHFEQYREEIEAAYAGKMEKLF is encoded by the coding sequence ATGAAGAAACAACAAACAGATAAGCCCATCGACGAAGAACTGCTTATGCGGATGATGGCGGGCGAAACGGAAAAGCCGCAAGGCAACGGTGATGCGCCGGAAACAGAAGAAACAGGACAAGAGGCGGAAGAACCGGAACAGGAAACAGAAAAAGGGGAAACTGCCGTGCCAATGGAAAACAGGGTTGCCGGGAAGATGACTGACGGGAAAGTGCTGGATGGAAAAACGGCGGACGGAAAGCGGCGCAAGGCAAAGCAGGCGGCGGACTATGACACGACCTTCCTCAAAGGGATGGATATACCCGCCCGTTACGGGAAGCCCGTGTATGTGCGGCGTGAATACCACGAACGGATCGCCAAAATCTCCATGATGCTGACAGGCGGCAAGGTGTCGCTATCCGCCTACATAGACAACGTGCTGGCGCAACACTTCGAGCAGTACCGGGAAGAAATCGAAGCGGCATACGCCGGGAAGATGGAAAAACTCTTCTAA
- a CDS encoding DUF4133 domain-containing protein, translating into MNFEINKGIGRNVEFKGLESQYLFVFAAGLLAVFVVFVILYMTGVNQWVCIGFGVTAATLLVWLTFRLNAKYGTHGLMKAAARKRHPRYVLNRLKIPRLFTKYKKE; encoded by the coding sequence ATGAACTTTGAAATCAACAAGGGGATTGGCAGGAACGTGGAGTTCAAGGGCTTGGAAAGCCAATACCTTTTTGTGTTCGCCGCCGGGTTGCTTGCCGTGTTCGTGGTGTTCGTTATCCTGTACATGACGGGCGTAAACCAGTGGGTGTGCATCGGCTTCGGCGTGACTGCGGCTACGCTGCTGGTATGGCTGACGTTCCGGCTTAATGCCAAATACGGCACGCACGGGCTGATGAAAGCCGCCGCCCGGAAACGGCATCCGAGGTATGTGCTGAACCGACTGAAAATTCCCCGATTATTTACCAAATACAAGAAAGAATGA
- a CDS encoding ParA family protein: protein MDKQTLNVAFATQKGGSGKTAITVLVASYLHYNCGCPLAVIDCDFPQHSLYEMRERDSRAVLENEYLKRMAYEQMREPGRAAYPVQKCRVERAPDMAAELAGSGNYDLLFFDLPGTVNSSGILRTIAQMDYIFAPVSADQTVLESTLAFLDVLQRMMLGKETSRLKGLYLFWNLVDKREKSELYGRYEKVIAGMGLPMLTTQIPDTKRFRKELDAENRTVFRSTLFAPDKRMIAGSGIPELAHEIISILKLSGYEETTNR, encoded by the coding sequence ATGGATAAACAGACTTTGAACGTGGCTTTCGCCACACAAAAGGGCGGTAGCGGTAAAACGGCTATCACGGTGCTGGTGGCGAGTTACCTGCACTACAACTGCGGGTGTCCGCTGGCGGTGATCGACTGCGACTTTCCGCAACACAGCCTTTACGAAATGCGGGAACGGGACAGCCGGGCGGTACTGGAAAACGAGTACCTGAAACGGATGGCATACGAGCAGATGCGTGAACCGGGACGTGCCGCCTATCCGGTACAGAAGTGCCGGGTGGAACGTGCGCCGGACATGGCGGCGGAATTGGCGGGCAGTGGAAACTATGACCTGCTGTTCTTCGACCTGCCCGGTACGGTGAACTCGTCGGGCATATTGCGCACCATTGCGCAAATGGATTACATCTTCGCTCCGGTGAGTGCCGACCAAACGGTACTGGAAAGCACGCTCGCCTTTCTGGACGTGTTGCAGCGGATGATGTTAGGTAAGGAAACAAGCCGACTGAAAGGGCTTTACCTCTTCTGGAATCTGGTGGATAAACGGGAAAAGAGCGAACTGTACGGACGGTATGAAAAAGTAATCGCCGGAATGGGACTGCCGATGCTCACGACACAGATACCGGACACGAAACGCTTCCGCAAAGAACTGGATGCGGAGAACCGGACGGTGTTCCGTTCCACGCTGTTCGCTCCCGACAAGCGGATGATCGCAGGCAGCGGAATCCCCGAACTGGCACATGAAATAATATCCATCCTCAAACTATCAGGCTATGAAGAAACAACAAACAGATAA
- the mobB gene encoding conjugal transfer protein MobB, which produces MIAKISHGGSLYGVLAYNQIKVDELHADVLFGNRIIEPPGDKPYTIEHISRSFGDYLTANRKTEKPILHISLNPDPKDCVTEEQFIKLAEQYMQRMGFGDQPYIVYRHNDIGREHLHIVSVRVDETGRAISDSYEHERSMKVCRELEQQFNLTPATKKEWKEGLPLSPVDYESGNLKGQLAGVIRPIAREWHFQSLGEYRAVLSLYGISVDEVKGEYGGREYHGLSYSATDKDGNKVGKPFKSSVFGKEASIAALEKRMLSSAAWVKSHKDIATDTAARIASAMQTAGRDRAHFERELMRQGIGVVFRTNDAGRIYGATFIDHADKTVFNGSRLGKEFSANVFNDLFAGQDSIHPPQQSAGVERPAQQQGHTGASQWNGHDTDYQPDHKDNTAQNVANAFSLFAPVQGSASGDQPAPQQRKKKKRRRYGRQQ; this is translated from the coding sequence ATGATAGCCAAGATTTCACACGGCGGCAGCCTGTACGGGGTGCTTGCCTACAACCAGATCAAGGTGGACGAACTTCATGCGGACGTGCTTTTCGGTAACCGGATTATCGAACCACCGGGCGACAAACCCTACACGATAGAGCATATTTCCCGTTCATTCGGGGACTACCTGACCGCCAACCGCAAGACCGAAAAACCCATCCTGCACATCTCGCTCAATCCCGATCCGAAAGATTGCGTGACCGAGGAACAGTTCATAAAATTGGCGGAGCAGTATATGCAGCGCATGGGCTTCGGCGACCAGCCTTATATCGTTTACCGCCACAACGACATCGGACGGGAACACCTGCATATCGTTTCCGTCCGTGTGGACGAAACCGGGCGGGCGATTTCCGACAGCTACGAACACGAGCGTTCGATGAAGGTCTGCCGGGAACTGGAACAGCAGTTCAACCTTACCCCGGCTACCAAAAAGGAGTGGAAGGAAGGGCTGCCCTTGTCGCCCGTCGATTACGAGAGCGGCAACCTCAAAGGGCAGTTGGCGGGAGTGATCCGACCGATAGCCCGTGAGTGGCATTTCCAGTCGCTCGGCGAATACCGTGCGGTACTTTCGCTTTACGGTATCAGCGTGGATGAAGTCAAAGGGGAATATGGCGGACGGGAGTATCACGGCTTGTCCTATTCGGCGACGGACAAGGACGGCAACAAGGTCGGCAAACCCTTCAAATCTTCCGTCTTTGGCAAAGAGGCGAGTATCGCCGCACTGGAAAAGCGTATGCTCTCTTCCGCCGCATGGGTGAAGAGCCACAAGGACATTGCCACCGATACCGCCGCCCGCATAGCGTCCGCCATGCAGACCGCAGGGCGTGACCGGGCACATTTCGAGCGTGAACTCATGCGGCAGGGTATCGGCGTGGTATTCCGCACCAACGATGCAGGGCGCATCTATGGGGCGACCTTCATCGACCATGCCGACAAGACCGTTTTCAACGGTTCCCGTCTGGGTAAGGAGTTTTCCGCCAATGTATTCAACGACCTTTTCGCCGGACAGGATAGTATTCACCCGCCGCAGCAATCCGCCGGAGTGGAACGTCCCGCACAGCAGCAAGGGCATACAGGCGCATCCCAGTGGAACGGGCATGATACCGACTACCAGCCCGACCATAAGGACAACACCGCCCAAAACGTGGCAAACGCTTTCAGCCTGTTCGCACCCGTGCAGGGCAGCGCATCCGGCGACCAGCCCGCACCACAGCAGCGGAAAAAGAAGAAAAGGCGCAGGTACGGCAGACAGCAGTAA
- the mobA gene encoding conjugal transfer protein MobA → MDSQKKYSNNHGRKPKTDKMRHRYVFRLDDGDNARFLALFDESGKATRAEFIVSALFGREIKVVKLDKGTQDFYMRLTSFHSQFRSIGVNYNQCVRALKSNFSEKKALAFLYKLEQHTLELVELSKQISALAEEFQTKYPVR, encoded by the coding sequence ATGGATAGTCAGAAGAAGTATTCCAACAACCACGGGCGAAAGCCCAAAACCGACAAGATGCGCCACCGCTACGTGTTCCGTCTGGACGACGGGGACAACGCCCGTTTCCTTGCCCTTTTCGATGAATCCGGCAAGGCAACCCGTGCCGAGTTTATCGTTTCCGCACTCTTCGGCAGGGAGATAAAGGTCGTCAAACTGGATAAGGGCACGCAGGATTTCTACATGCGCCTGACCTCTTTTCATTCCCAGTTCCGCAGCATCGGCGTGAATTACAACCAATGCGTGCGTGCGCTCAAATCCAATTTTTCGGAGAAGAAGGCACTCGCTTTCCTCTACAAACTGGAACAGCACACCCTCGAATTGGTGGAACTTAGCAAACAAATTTCCGCACTGGCGGAAGAGTTTCAAACCAAATACCCCGTCAGATGA
- the mobC gene encoding conjugal transfer protein MobC: MQNEDDLRGLAKVMEFMRAISILFVVINIYWFCFQSIQEWGINIGVVDRILLGFQRTAGLFSSIFWTKLFAVLFLALSCLGTKGVKEQKITWRKIILCGVTGLLLFFFNWWLLALPLPLSANTVFYIATLTAGYIFLLMAGLWMSRLLKTNLLEDVFNVENESFMQETELKENEYSVNLRTRFWYRGKIYEGYINLVNIFRATMVLGTPGSGKSYAIINQYIKQVIEKGFSVFLYDFKYPDLSEIAYNHLLTHLDGYKVKPKFYVINFDDPAGSHRCNPIHPDFMTDISDAYESAYTIMLNLNRTWISKQGDFFVESPIILLAAIIWFLKLFKNGKYCTFPHAIEFLNRKYADIFPILTSYPELENYLSPFMDAWESSAVEQLQGQIASAKIPLSRMISPALYWVMTADDFTLDINNPEEPKVLVVGNNPDRQGIYGAALGLYNSRIVKLINKKKRLKSAVIIDELPTIYMRGLDNLIATARSNKVAVMLGFQDFSQLKRDYGDKESAVICNTVGNVFAGQVVAETAKTLSERFGKVLQKRQNMTINRNETSVSINTQMDSLIPASKISNLTQGMFVGAVADNFDERIEQKIFHAEIVVDNEQVKRETARYVKIPQIIDFTDKDGNDTMQQQIDANYYRIKNEVKQIVADEIERIKADPELSHLIKNV, translated from the coding sequence ATGCAAAACGAAGACGATTTGCGTGGACTTGCCAAAGTAATGGAGTTCATGCGTGCTATCAGCATTTTATTTGTAGTAATCAATATTTATTGGTTCTGTTTCCAATCTATTCAGGAGTGGGGCATCAATATCGGCGTAGTCGATAGAATCCTGCTCGGTTTCCAGCGCACCGCCGGGCTGTTTTCCAGTATCTTTTGGACGAAGCTCTTTGCCGTGCTGTTCCTTGCCCTTTCCTGTTTGGGGACTAAGGGTGTGAAGGAGCAGAAAATCACTTGGCGCAAGATAATCCTTTGCGGCGTGACGGGCTTGTTGCTGTTCTTTTTCAACTGGTGGCTCTTGGCACTCCCTTTGCCCTTGTCGGCAAACACGGTGTTCTACATCGCCACCCTTACAGCCGGATATATCTTTCTGCTCATGGCAGGGTTATGGATGTCCCGCCTGCTCAAAACCAACTTGCTTGAAGACGTGTTCAACGTGGAGAACGAATCCTTTATGCAGGAAACTGAATTGAAAGAGAACGAGTATTCCGTCAATCTCCGCACCCGGTTCTGGTATCGTGGTAAAATTTATGAAGGTTATATAAATTTAGTAAATATTTTTCGTGCAACAATGGTATTAGGAACGCCCGGCAGCGGCAAGTCTTATGCGATAATTAACCAATATATCAAGCAGGTTATCGAAAAAGGATTTTCCGTTTTTTTGTATGATTTCAAATATCCCGACCTCTCCGAGATTGCTTATAACCACCTGCTTACTCATTTGGACGGGTACAAAGTCAAACCGAAATTCTACGTGATAAATTTCGATGATCCGGCAGGTAGCCACCGTTGCAATCCCATTCACCCGGACTTTATGACGGACATATCCGATGCTTACGAAAGTGCCTACACCATCATGTTAAATTTGAACCGCACGTGGATCAGCAAGCAGGGCGATTTCTTCGTGGAATCCCCGATAATCTTGCTTGCAGCCATCATCTGGTTTCTCAAATTGTTCAAGAACGGCAAGTATTGCACCTTCCCCCATGCGATAGAATTTCTGAACCGGAAGTATGCCGATATTTTTCCCATCCTGACAAGTTACCCCGAACTGGAAAACTATCTTTCCCCGTTCATGGATGCTTGGGAAAGCTCGGCGGTGGAGCAGTTGCAAGGGCAGATAGCCAGTGCCAAAATCCCGCTTTCCCGCATGATTTCCCCGGCTCTCTACTGGGTGATGACGGCGGATGATTTCACACTCGACATCAACAATCCCGAAGAACCGAAAGTGCTTGTAGTAGGTAACAATCCCGACAGACAGGGCATATACGGCGCAGCGTTGGGACTGTATAACTCCCGTATTGTCAAGCTGATAAACAAGAAGAAACGGCTCAAATCCGCCGTTATCATTGACGAGTTACCCACCATCTACATGCGTGGACTGGATAACCTGATTGCCACCGCCCGAAGCAACAAGGTAGCCGTCATGCTTGGCTTTCAGGATTTCTCACAACTAAAGCGTGATTACGGCGACAAGGAAAGTGCCGTGATTTGCAATACGGTCGGCAATGTCTTTGCAGGTCAGGTAGTTGCCGAAACCGCCAAAACCTTATCCGAACGCTTCGGCAAGGTCTTGCAGAAACGGCAGAACATGACCATCAACCGCAACGAGACTTCCGTTTCCATCAATACCCAGATGGATAGCCTTATCCCGGCATCCAAAATCAGCAACTTGACGCAGGGTATGTTCGTCGGAGCGGTCGCCGATAACTTCGACGAGCGCATCGAACAGAAGATTTTCCATGCCGAGATTGTCGTGGATAACGAACAGGTCAAGCGGGAAACCGCCCGTTACGTGAAGATACCGCAGATTATCGACTTCACCGACAAGGACGGCAACGACACCATGCAGCAACAGATTGATGCGAACTACTACCGCATCAAGAACGAGGTGAAGCAGATTGTCGCCGACGAAATCGAGCGTATCAAGGCTGATCCCGAACTCTCGCACCTGATTAAGAACGTGTGA
- a CDS encoding DUF4134 domain-containing protein produces MTKKRFFLMAACVMAAAGAMAQGNGQAGITEATQMVTSYFDPGTKLIYAIGAVVGLIGGVKVYGKFSSGDPDTSKTAASWFGACIFLIVAATILRSFFL; encoded by the coding sequence ATGACAAAAAAGAGATTCTTTTTGATGGCGGCCTGTGTAATGGCTGCCGCTGGTGCGATGGCACAAGGCAACGGACAAGCGGGTATCACGGAAGCCACGCAAATGGTGACTTCGTATTTCGATCCGGGAACGAAATTGATTTACGCCATCGGTGCGGTGGTGGGGTTGATTGGTGGGGTAAAAGTGTATGGAAAGTTCAGCAGCGGTGATCCCGATACGAGCAAGACAGCGGCAAGCTGGTTCGGAGCTTGTATCTTCTTGATTGTCGCCGCTACTATCCTGCGCTCTTTCTTCCTGTAA